DNA from Oryzisolibacter sp. LB2S:
CTGATGGTGACCAACACCGGCAACCCCATCACCGTGCCCGTGGGCAAGGCGACCCTGGGCCGCATCATGGACGTGCTGGGCAACCCCATCGACGAGCGCGGCCCGGTCAGCCAGGAGCTCACCGCCTCGATCCACCGCAAGGCCCCGGCCTATGACGAGCTGTCGCCCTCGCAGGAACTGCTCGAGACGGGCATCAAGGTGATCGACCTGGTGTGCCCGTTCGCCAAGGGCGGCAAGGTGGGTCTGTTCGGTGGCGCCGGCGTGGGCAAGACCGTGAACATGATGGAGCTCATCAACAACATCGCCAAGGCGCACTCGGGTCTGTCCGTGTTCGCGGGCGTGGGCGAGCGTACCCGTGAGGGCAACGACTTCTACCACGAGATGAGCGACTCCAAGGTCGTGGTGCAGGAAGACCTCTCCCAATCCAAGGTGGCCATGGTCTACGGCCAGATGAACGAGCCCCCGGGCAACCGTCTGCGCGTGGCCCTGACGGGTCTGACCATTGCGGAATCGTTCCGTGACGAAGGCCGTGACGTGCTGTTCTTCGTGGACAACATCTACCGCTACACGCTGGCCGGTACCGAAGTGTCCGCCCTGCTGGGCCGTATGCCCTCCGCCGTGGGCTACCAGCCGACGCTGGCCGAGGAAATGGGGCGCCTGCAGGAGCGCATTACCTCCACCAAGGTGGGCTCGATCACCTCGATCCAGGCCGTGTACGTGCCCGCGGATGACTTGACCGACCCCTCGCCCGCAACGACCTTCGCCCACCTGGACTCCACCGTGGTGCTTTCGCGTGACATCGCCGCGCTGGGTATCTACCCCGCCGTCGATCCGCTCGACTCCACCAGCCGCCAGCTCGACCCCCATGTGGTGGGCGAGGAGCACTACAACGTGGCCCGCCAGGTGCAGGGCACGCTGCAGCGCTACAAGGAACTGCGCGACATCATCGCCATTCTGGGCATGGACGAACTGGCACCAGAAGACAAGCTGGTCGTGGCCCGCGCCCGCAAGATCCAGCGCTTCCTGTCGCAGCCCTTCCACGTGGCCGAAGTCTTCACGGGTTCGCCCGGCAAGTACGTGCCGCTGTCGGAAACCATCCGCGGCTTCAAGATGATCGTGGCCGGTGAGTGCGATCACCTGCCCGAGCAGGCCTTCTACATGGTCGGCACCATCGACGAGGCCTTCGAGAAGGCCAAGAAGCTCGCGTGATCTGAGGTTGAGCGTTGAGTGCCGGGAATTCAGCGTGACCTGCACTCAACGCCAGACGTAAAACGCTCAACCCAAGGAGTTTTCATGAACACCATCCACGTCGATGTGGTCAGCGCCGAGGAGGCCATCTTCTCCGGCGAGGCGCGCTTTGTCGCGCTCCCTGGTGAGGCGGGCGAGCTTGGTATCTATCCGCGCCATACACCGCTCATCACCCGTATCAAGCCGGGTTCGGTGCGCATCGAACTGCCCGACGGCAAGGAAGAATTCGTCTTCGTGGCCGGCGGCATTCTGGAAGTGCAGCCCAACTGCGTGACGGTGCTGTCCGACACGGCCATCCGTGGCAGTGACCTGGACGACCAGAAGGCTCAGGAGGCCAAGGCGGCCGCCGAGGAGGCCCTCAAGAACGCCAAGAGCGAGATCGATCTCGCGCGCGCACAGTCCGAGCTGGCCATCATGGCCGCGCAGATTGCCGCGCTGCGCAAGTTCCGTCAGAAGCACTGAAACGGCGGTACGCGCATGCAAAAAAAGGGACGCCATGGCGTCCCTTTTTTGCATGGATGGCGCGGGTCCGATGTGGGGCGGTCAGGGAGCGACCACTGGCGCATCGGGCAGTTCATTGCCCCGGTCAGGCGTTTCGTCGTCACCCTCATCACGGGGGAAATGTTCGACGAGCAATGCCGACACTTCCGCGAGGGCCTGGGTCAGGCCTTCCTCATAGTGACCGGCGCGAAACGCATCGGTCATATGCGCCACCATGTCACGCCATGTGGTGCCGGATACATGCCTGGTGAGGCCGCGATCGGCAACGATCTCTATGGCGTGATCGGCCAGCAGCAGGTAGATGAGGACCCCGTTATTGCATTCCGTGTCCCATACACGCAGCTTGCCGAACTGGGTGATGGCGCGCTCCCGCGCCCCGGCGCCGCGCCAGATGTAGGACAGGGGCAGGCCGCCCTCGACGCATATGCGCACCTGACCCGTGTGGCGCCGCTCGCTCGCGGCGATGCGCTGCGCCAGGCGCTCGAGCATGTCGGGTGGGAGGGCCTGGTGCAGTCCGCCGTCCGCCCAGCGGTGCGCGAGCAGACGGCGCAGGGCGCGCAGTACCGATGGAGTGGGAGATGTCGCAGCAGCAGCTTTCATGGGGGGATCGCCTTGTGTTCTCTACCAGTCGCCGGAGGCGCCGCCACCGCCGAAGTCACCTCCGCCGCCCGAGCGGAAGCCACCGCCGCCCCAGTGGCCGCCGTCCCTGCCGCCACCCACACCACCCCAGGGACCTCCAAGACCGCCAATCGGGGCGTTGCGGCCGGCAAAAATCCACGTGTAGAACAACGCCGCCAGGGCCGCCGCGACCGCGAGCGACAGGCTTGATGTGATGACGAAGGCGAGCAGGCCCGTACCGCCGCCCATCAGGACGCCGGCGAGCCGCTGTCCCACAAGACGCCTGAGCACCGGCCCGACGATCATCACGCCAAAGAACAGAAAGATTGCAAGATCCGACCAACCGGCGTCCGTGGAGTCGCGCGCACCATCTGCCGCGTCGGCGGTATCGGGCAGGGGGAGTGACTCACCCGCAATGCGTTGGCCGATCTGTTGCACGGCCGCGTTCAGGCCGCCGGCGAAATCGCCGTCGCGAAACCGGGGCTTCATGGCGCCATCGATGATGCGGGCCGCCGCAATGTCGGGAATCGCTCCCTCCAGGGCCTTGGCCACCTCGATGCGCATGCGCCGATCGTCCTTGGCCACGACGATCAGAACACCATCGCCGACCTGCTTGCGCCCGATCTTCCAGGCATTGCCTACGCGGTTGGCGAATGCCGCGATGTCCTCCGGTGCCGTACTGGGCACCATCAGCACCACAACCTGGGAGCCATGCTGCTGTTCTATGGCTGCCAGGCGCGCATCGAGGGCCTCGCGTTGGGACTCGTCGAGCGTGGCGGTCTCATCGATGACATGTGCACTCAGTGCGGGGATCTGCCGAAGCGGCTGCGCCGTTGTCGTGGAAGCGCCGAAAACTATAAAAAATATAGCTATCAGCGCTTGTATGACAAGCCTTGAAGGCATATTTCGTTACAAATCAATGTTCAAGGCTTGGTTGCGGGCGCATTGCCCGAGAAGTCGACCTTGGGCGGTGTGCTGATCTCGGCCTCGTTCTGCACGGTGAAGCTTGGCTTGGGCGCATAGCTGAAGACCATGGCCGTGATGTTCGTCGGGAAGCTGCGTGCGAGCACGTTGTACTCCTGCACGGCCTGGATGTAGCGATTGCGCGCGACGGTGATGCGGTTTTCCGTCCCCTCGAGCGTGACGCGCAAGTCCCTAAAGCCCTGGTTGGCCTGGAGTTGCGGGTAGCGCTCGGCCACCACCATCAGGCGAGACAGGGCGCTCGAGAGTTCGCCCTGGGCCTGCTGGAACTTGTTGAAGGCCTCGGGGTTGTTCAGGGTTTCGGGCGTGACCTGGATCGAGGTCGCCTTGGCGCGTGCCTCGACGACGCGGGTCAGTGTCTCCTGCTCGAACGCGGCCTCGCCCTTGACCGTGGCGACGATGTTGGGAACCAGGTCCGCACGGCGCTGGTACTGGTTGAGTACCTCGCTCCAGGCCGCCTTGGACTGCTCGTCCAGTCGTTGGAAGTCGTTGTAGCCGCATCCAGACAGAAGCAATGCGGTCATCAGGATGGCGATGATGTGTTTCATGACGTGATGGTGGCCGGAGTGGGTGGGCGGGCATACTGTCGCCGCCATTGTGCATGGATTGCGTCGGTCGATGACAAGGACGGCATGACGCCCGACAATCAAGGCCCGGTCGCAGCAACCGACGCCCTTGTTGTCTCCCATGGCCCGAACCTCTCCACGCCTCGTTCCTGCCGAAAGTCCCGATGACCTTGAGGCCGCGTTCTATGACGCCCTGCACAAGGGCGATCTGGATCGCCTCATGGCTTGTTGGGCGGATGAGGACGAAATCATGTGCGTGTTTGCCGATGGCGCCCGCCTGTTGGGTCCGGCGGCGATCCGCGCGGCCTATGCGGCCATCCTGGAGCGTGGGGGACTGTGGGTGAGGCCGACGCAGCAGATGCGCTTGCAGGGCCCGACCAGCTGCGTCCACAGCGTGGTGGAGCGGGTTTCCACCATGCTGCCCGACGGTCGACATGACGCCACCGTCCTCGCGACCCATGTGTATCAGAAGACCGGTATCGGCTGGCGCATGGTGGCACGCCATGCCAGCCTCGCGCCATGGGCCGATGCGCCCGCGGCACCGCCCGATGCCACGCTGCTGCATTGAACCGTACACGCGCATGTCGCGCTCGCAACAAGCACCCTCACACCATGGATGACATCGTCAAGCAGGCCATCGCGAAATGGCCCCATGTCCCTCACTGCTACGGCTGGTTGGGGCTCGATGCGCGCGGTCAGTGGTATTTGCGCGATGCCGCCACGCAAGCGGCGGGGCGCTTTCCCCTGTCGCGCGGCAGTCGCCTGGAGCATGCCAAGCTCGTGGAGTTCATCCATCGCAACTATGAGGCGGACTCCCGGGGATGCTGGTACTTCCAGAATGGCCCGCAGCGCGTCTATGTCGAACTGGAGGCGGCGCCGCTTGTGTGGAGGGTCGATGCCGATGGGCAGGTCATCGCCCATACCGGCGCGGCGGCCGGAGCGGTGCGCGAATGCCTGCTGGACGAGGAGGGGCGGGTGTATCTGGCGTGCGACCTGGGGCTGGGCCTGGTCCACAGCCTGGATGTGGGCTATGTCGCGCAACAGATCGAGGCCGGGCGCTGGGCGCCGCGCGAGGCAAGGTCCGCGGACCTGCCGCCGGAATATGGTTTCGTCGTCAGCCCTGAGGCCATGGCGAGCGATGGGCAGTGACAAAAAAGCCGATCAATGATCGGCTTTTTTGTGGTGTGGATCGATGCTTACTTGGCCGCGTTGACCAGGTATTCGACGGCGGCCTTGAAGTCCTCGTCCGAGGCCGTCGAGCCGCCCCTGGGCGGCATGGCGCCCTTGCCCTCGGTGGCGATCTTCAGCACCTCGTCAAAGCCAGCGGCAAGGCGAGGGCCCCAGGCACCCTTGTCACCGAACTTGGGAGCGCCGGCCACGCCGCTGGCATGGCAGGCCGCACAAGTGGCTTCGTACACCTTCTTGCCGGCATCCGCCGCTGTCCCGCCCGCCGCGGCGGCTCCGCCATCGGTGGAAGCGCCGGCTTCGCTCTTGGATGCAGCACCGGGCTCGGCGAACTTCGCACCGGCGGCGTTTGCCATGTAGGCCACGCCGCGGGCGATCTCGGTGTCATTGAACTCGCCGCCGCCCTGCGGTGCCATGGCTCCCTTGCCCTTGAGTGCCGACTCCACGAGCGCCTCGAAACCGGTCTTGATGCGCGGGCCCCAGGCTGCGGCATCGCCAAACTTGGGTGCGCCGGCGGCGCCGGTCGCGTGACATGCCGAGCATTGCGCCTTGTAGACCTCCTCGCCGCCTCGTAGGGGGCGGTTGGCATCACGAATCGCGACAGTGCCGACCTTCTGAATGCGCTGCGCAATCGCCAGCTCCGGGTTGTCCACGCCGGCATTGGGCTTGGTGCCGGAGCTCACGAAAACGACCAGACCGATGATGATGAATATCGGTACCACGAAGCCAAGAACAGTGGAGAGTAGAAACTGCTTTGGGTTTTTGATGGCGCCCGTGTGCGCTTCGTCGTGGTTGTCGCTCATGTGGTCCTCGGGTGATTTTGTTGTGCGTGGCGAATGAAAACAGGCGCCGATTATAGGAGCGGCCTCCAGTTTCGGCGCCTGCAGGGTGACCCCCCTGCGGCATCAGGAGCGCGATGCCTGCTTCGTGTCCGTCCATCCGCCGCCGAGCACCTTGTACAGCGATACCTGGTTCTGCAGTTGCTGCAGGCGCACTTGCACGAGCGCCTGCTCGGTTGCATACAGCGAGCGCTGTGCGTCCAGCAGATCGAGGTAGCTGGCCACGCCATTGCGATAGCGCAGATCCGACAGTTGCAGTCGCTTCGCATCGGCCTGCGTCTGGGCGCGCTGGGCGTCGATCTGCGCCTGCAAGGTGGCCTGCCCGGCCAGCGCGTCCGACACTTCGCGGAATGCGGTCTGGATCGACTTTTCGTACTGTGCGACGGCGATTTCGCGGCCGGCGCGCGCCGATTCGAGGCCGGCCTGATTGCGTCCGGCGTCGAAGATGGGCAGGGCGAGCTGCGGCGCCAGCGAAAAGGCCCAGCTGCCGCTCTTGAACAAGCCCGACAGCTCGTTGCTGACCGTCCCCACGGAGGCGGTCAGCGCGATGCGGGGGAAGAACGCGGCACGGGCCGCGCCGATGTTGGCGTTGGCGGCAATCAGCTGCTGTTCGGCCTGGCGTATGTCCGGGCGGCGCTGCAGCAGATCCGAAGGCAGGCCCGCGGGAAGCGACTGCATGGGCGCCGCATCGTCGAGCCGCAGCCCCGACAGGCTGGCACGTATGTCCTCGGGCAGGGGCTGGCCGACCAGCAGGGCGAGCGCGTTTTCATCGAGCAGGCGCTGGCGTTGCTGTTGCGCGTAGGTGGCGCGTGCGGCCTGCGCCAGGCTTTCGGCCTGATGGCTGTCCAGCTCGGAGCTCACGCCGTTGTCCAGGCGCAGGCGCGTCAGCCTGACGGATTCTTCACGCGTCTGCAGCGTGCGCCGCGAGATGTCCAGCAGTTCCTCGTCTGCCATGAGCGTGAGCCAGCCCGATGCGACCGCCGCCACCAGACTGATCTGCGCCGACTTGCGCGCCTCGTCCGTGGCGAGGTACTGCGCAAGCGCCTGCTCCTTGAGTGCCCCGATGCGTCCGAAGAAGTCGATCTCCCAGGCGGAAACCCCCAACCCCACCTGGAAGTTGTTGCCGTAGTGGCCCTGTGTGTCGGGCTGGCGCGTGCCGCTCGCGATGGCGTTCACCGTCGGGTACTGGCCGGCGCGCTGGATCTGAAACTGTGCGCGCGCCTGCTCCACGTTGAGCATGGCGACGCGCAGATCGCGGTTGTTGCCCAATGCGATGCCGATGAGCCGCTGCAGCCGCTGGTCGGTGAAGTAGTCGCGCCAGTCGATATCGGCGGCCGCAACGGCATTCGCCGAAGGGGCCTCGCTGCCGGCCAGCGCAAACTTTTCGGGTACCGGTGCCTGCGGACGTTCGTACTTCGGGATGAAGCTGCAGCCGGCCAGCAAGGCGGAGATCACCAGTGGTGAGAGCGTGTGGCGCGCCCCGTTGAGTGTGTGCATAAGCATGTTGTGTGGTCCTGCGAATCTGATCACGCGGTATGGTCGCCGTGGTGCACCATCGCGTGCTTGGCGTCATGCTCGCGCTGGCGCTGGCTGCCCTTGAAGAAGCTGCGCACCAACACAAAGAACACCGGCACAAAGATGACGGCCAGTACTGTGCCCGAGATCATGCCGCCGATCACGCCGGTGCCGATGGCGCGTTGGCTGGCGGAGCTTGCGCCCGTTGCCAGGTACAGCGGAATGACGCCCAGGGTGAAGGCCAGCGAGGTCATGACGATGGGGCGGAAGCGCAGATGTGCCGCCTCCAGTGCCGCCTCGACGATGCCCTTGCCGGAGGCCTGCAGGTCCTTGGCAAACTCGATGATCAGGATGGCGTTCTTGGCCGACAGCCCAATGATGGTGACCAGACCGATCTGGAAGTACACATCGTTGGAGAGGCCTCGGCCCAGTGTCGCCAGCAGCACGCCGAGCACCCCGAGTGGCACCACCAGCAGCACCGAGAACGGGATCGACCAGCTCTCATACAGGGCCGCCAGGCTCAGAAACACGGCCAGCAGTGAGAACGCGTACAGCACCATGGCCTGGGAGCCGGCGAGCTTTTCCTCGCGCGACTGCCCCGTCCATTCGAAGCCAAATCCTTCGGGAAGCTGCGCGGCCAGGCGTTCCATCTCCTGCATGGCGTCACCGGTGCTGTAACCCGGCGCGGCTCCGCCCGCAATCTTCATTGCGGGGTAGCCGTTGTAGCGCACGGTCTGCATGGCGCCCGTGATCCAGCGAGTGGAGGCGAATGTGGAGAGCGGGATCACCTGCCCCTTGTTGTTGAGGATGGGCAGGTCCAGCACATCCTCGGGCTGCATGCGGGCCGTCGCATCGGCCTGGACCACCACGCGTTGCAGGCGCCCCTGGTTCGGAAAGTCGTTCACATAGGACGAGCCCATGGCCGTGGACAGGGCGCTGCTGATGCTGTCGAACGACACGCCCAGGGCGTTGGCCTTGTCACGGTCAATGTCGATGGTCATCTGCGGTGCGTCTTCCATGCCGTCGGGGCGAACCTGCGTCAGGACCTTGCTTTGGGCAGCCATGCCCAGCAGCTGGTTGCGTGCGGCCAGCAGCGCATCGTGACCCTTGGCGCCGCGGTCCTGCAGCCGGAACGTGAAGCCCGTGGCCGTGCCCAGTTCGGGGATGGGTGGTGGGCTCAGCGCGAAGATGAACGCGTCGCGATAGCCGGAGAGCGCGCCCATGAAGCGGCCCGCGATCGCGTCGGCCGAATGCTCGACGCCGGGCCGCTCGCTCCAGTTCTTCAGGGGTATGAACGAAATACCCGCGTTCTGACCTTGTCCGGAGAACGAGAATCCCGCCACCGTGATGATGTCCTTCACCTCGGGTTGCGCCATCGCAAACTCCTCCACTGCAGTCAGCGCGGCGCGTGTGCGCTCCAGCGATGCGCCCGGAGGCAGTTGCACGTTGGCGATCAGGTAGCCCTGGTCCTCATTGGGCAGGAACGAAGTCGGAAGCCGCATGTACACGATGCCGACGGCGCCGATCAGGGCGGCGTAGATGACCATCATCCGACCGCCGCGACGCAGCATGCGCGACATGCCGGCCTCGTACCCACGCGTGGTGTTCTTGAACATCCGGTTGAACCAGCCGAAGAAGCCCTTCTTCTCATGGTGATCTTCGGACACGGGCTTGAGCAGTGTGCCGCAAAGCGCTGGCGTCAGCGATAGCGCGAGGAATGCCGAGAACGCGATCGACGTGGCCATGGTGGCCGCAAACTGGCGGTAGATGTTGCCCGTGGATCCGGCAAAGAAGGCCAGTGGCACGAAGACCGAGATCAGCACCACCGTGATGCCGACGATGGCGCCCGAGATCTGGCTCATGGCCTTTCGCGTGGCCTCGAGCGGCGGCAGTCCCTCCTCGCTCATGATGCGCTCCACGTTCTCCACCACCACGATCGCGTCGTCAACCACAATGCCGATGACCAGCACCATGCCGAACATGGTCAACACATTGATGGAGAAGCCCATGGCCAGCAAGGCGCCGAAAGTGCCCAGCAGGGCGACGGGAACGACGATGGTGGGGATGATGGTGTAGCGGAAGTTCTGCAGGAACAGAAACATCACCAGAAACACCAGCACGACCGCTTCCAGCAAGGTATGCACCACCTTCTCGATGGAGACGGCGACGAAGGTAGAGGTGTCGTAGGGAATGGAATACTTGACGCCCTGCGGGAAGAACGGGCGCAGCTGTTCCAGCTTGGCCTTGACGGCCTTGGCCGTGGCCAACGCGTTCGCCTTGGGCGTGAGCTGCACGCCCATGCCGACGGCCGGCGCACCGTTGAGCCGGGCGCTGGTTGCATAGCTTTGGGACCCGAGCTCGATACGCGCGACATCCTTCAGGCGAACGGTCGAGCCGTCGGTGTTGGCGCGCAGGACCACGTTGCCGAACTGCTCGGTGGTCGACAGCTGCCCCTGAACGACGATAGTGGCGGCCATGGTCTGGCCCGGCGTGCTGGGCAGATCGCCGAGGTTGCCGGCCGACACCTGCAGGTTCTGTGCACGAATGGCGGCGTTCACCTGATCGAGCGACAGGTTGAAACCCTTGAGCTTCGCGGGGTCGACCCAGACGCGCATTGCGCGCTCGGCGCCGAACTGGGTCACCGCGCCGACGCCGGGCAGGCGCTGCAGTTCCGGTGTGACGTTGCGTGCCGCGTAGTCATTGAGCGCCTCGATGTCGACATCCGGGTTGTCGGATGTGAGCAGCGTCATCAGCAGGAAGTTGGAGCGTGACTTCTCCACGCGCACCCCCTGTTGCGTGACGGCCGACGGCAGGCGTGGCGTGGCGCGCGACAGGCGGTTCTGTACGTCCACCTGCGCCAGATCGTCGTTGGTACCCGGCTCGAAGCTCAGCACGATGGAGCCGGTGCCATTGGCCTGGCTGGTGGTTTCCATGTATGCCAGGCCCGTTGCACCGTTCATTTCGCGCTCGATGACGGACAGCACGCTGTCTTCCAGCGTCTGGGCGGTTGCACCGGGGTAGGTCACCGAAACCTGAATCGTCGGCGGTGCCACGGTGGGGTACTGCGCAATAGGCAGTTGGGTGATCGACACTGCGCCGATCACCATGATGAAGATGGCGATCACCCACGCGAAGATGGGGCGTTCAATGAAAAACTTGGCCATGTGCCGCGCTCCTGATCCTTAAGACTTTGCAGCGGAGGCCGGGACAGACGGTTGCGCCGGCTTGGCGGCGCCGCCGCCCTGCCAGGGCACGGGCTTCACGACGATGGGTGTGCCGGGTTTGCCGCGAGGCAGCTTCTGGAAGCCATCGACCATGACCTGGTCGCCGGATTGCAGTCCCTCGAGCACCACCCAGTTCGAGCCCTGGGCCGGTCCGAGCTTGACGGTGCGTGGGCTGACCTGGTTGTCTGCGTTCACGACCATCACGGTATCCGCCCTGGCCGATCGGGTGACGGCTTGCTGCGGCAGCAAGATGGCGTTGTCCACCTGCGCCTGTTCCAGGCGAACGCGTACGTACAGGCCTGGCAGCAGGGCGAAATCGCGGTTGGGGATCTCTGCGCGCAGCGTCACCTGGCCGCTGGTGGAGTCCACGGTCAGGTCGGTGAACAGCAGGCGGCCGGCCTGCGGGTATACGCTGCCGTCTTCCAGCACCACACGCACCTGGGCGGCGCCGGATCCTGCCTGTTTGTACTTGCCGCTCGCGACCGCCGCGCGCAGCTTGAGCGCGTCGGAGGCCGATTGCGTGAAGTTGACATACAGCGGATCGATTTGCTGAATGATGGCCAGCGCGGTGGCGCTGCCTTGACCAACCAGGGCTCCCTCGGTGACGAGTGCCCGGCCAATGCGGCCGGAAATCGGAGCGGTCACGGTGGCGTAGCCCAGATTGATGCGCGCCGTGGTGACCGCCGCCTTGGCAGCCGCCACATTGGCGCGCGCCGTCTTCTCTGATGCCACGGCGTTGTCATATTCCTGCTTGCTGATGGCATTGACGGCCACCAGCGGGCGGTAGCGCTCGACCAGGGCCCGGCTTTGCGCCAGGCTGGCTTCCGCCTGAGCGACGCTGGCTTCCGCCTGGGCGAGGCTGGCCTGGTAGGGGGCGCTGTCGATCAGGAACAGTTTCTGCCCGGCCTTGACGTCGCTGCCCTCGCCGAACAGGCGCTTCTGCAGAATGCCGGCGGCGCGTGCCCGGACTTCGGCGATGCGTGATGCTTCCAGGCGGCCAGGCAGTTCGGTTACCAGTCCGATGTCTCCAGCCTGAACGGTGACGACACCCACTTCGGGCGCCTGAGGGCCCGCACCCGCCGCCGCTGCGTTCTCCTTCTTGCTGCAGGCGCCAAGGGCCAGCGCTCCAGCCAGGGCCACGGCGATCGCTGTGAAGCGGATTTGCGGCCGCGGGTTGTGGTGATTGTTGTTTGAGAAAGGCATGGCAGTCCCTTGAAAGACGATATGCGTGATTGTCCGAATCGGTGCGCGGACGATGATGGCATCGCCCGGTAAATTCCCTGTGAATACGCGTGTGTGGCTTGCGATTGTACATACATTCGTGAATGTATAATTAATGGCGTGCTCGGCTCTGGTGGCGAGCGCATGCAGGAGGTTTGCCGTCTATGGCGCGACGTACCAAGGAAGATGCCGATGCCACGCGCAGCAGTTTGCTCGACGCTGCCGAGCGCGTGTTCTATGAAAAGGGTGTTGTGCGCGCCTCACTCGGCGAGATCGCCCAGGTTGCGGGTGCGACGCGTGGTGCGATCTACTGGCACTTCAAGGACAAGGTCGACCTGTTCAATGCAATGATGGATCGCGTATCGCTTCCGTTGGAGGAAGTGTGCGCGGATGATGGGTGCGGGGATGGCGGTGCCTTGGTTCGCATGCTTGCGATGATCGACCGTGTGGTCGGTGTGGTGACCTGCGATGAGCGCACCCGGCGGGTGTTTGAGATTGCCTTCTATCGTGTCGAGTATGTGGAGGAGCTCAGGGCCGTGCGCGAGCGGCATCTGGCGGTGCAGGCGCGCTTTCATGCGATTGTGTCCCGTGACCTTGGCCTGGCTGCGAGGGAGTGCGGCCTGGTGCTGCCCATGGGGGTAGAGGTGGCGGCGGCGGGCTTGCATGCGCTGTTTGATGGCTTGTTGCATCAATGGATACTGCGCGAGGCGCGCTATGACCTGCGGTTGGTCGTTCGTTCGTCCGTGCTGATCTATCTGCGTGGCCTGGGTTTTCATGTGTAGCGGCGTGCAATAATGCTGCGTTGCGTCCGAGTCCTGTGGCCCAGTGCGGCGGGGTTCGGTTGTCGTAGCGGCTGTAGCTCAGTGGATAGAGTATTGGCCTCCGAAGCCAAGGGTCGTGGGTTCGATCCCCGCCAGCCGCGCCAGAATGCCGCTTTGCGGGGTGTGTCGACGCGAGAATTGAAAATTCCTCGGTTGCATGCGCGAGAGGTGGAATTTCTGCTAGAATCGCAAATTCTTCGGAGGGGTGCCCGAGTGGCTAAAGGGGGCAGACTGTAAATCTGTTGGCTTACGCCTACACTGGTTCGAATCCAGTCCCCTCCACCAGAATCGTGAGTCGAGGCGTCGTGTGGCGCCATGCCTTGCGGGAGTAGTTCAATGGTAGAACCCTAGCCTTCCAAGCTAATGACGCGGGTTCGATTCCCGTCTCCCGCTCCATGGTTCCGGGTTGTTGAGTTTGTGTTTTTTGATTGCCCATGTGGCTCAGTGGTAGAGCACTCCCTTGGTAAGGGAGAGGTCGCGGGTCCGATTCCCGCCATGGGCACCATATTCAATGGTGCAAGCCCGGGTGGCTGCATCAGTTTTGTCGTGTAGTTGTAGTTTTTTCGGAGTCGAAAAGATGGCAAAAGGTAAGTTTGAGCGCACCAAGCCCCACGTGAACGTGGGCACGATCGGCCACGTGGACCATGGCAAGACGACGCTGACGGCGGCCATCGCCACGGTGCTGGCCAAGAAGTTCGGCGGCGAAGCCAAGGGCTACGACCAGATCGACAACGCGCCCGAAGAAAAGGCCCGCGGCATCACCATCAACACCTCGCACGTCGAGTACGAAACCGCCACGCGCCACTACGCCCACGTGGACTGCCCCGGCCACGCCGACTACGTGAAGAACATGATCACCGGCGCCGCCCAGATGGACGGCGCCATCCTGGTGTGCTCGGCCGCTGACGGCCCGATGCCCCAGACCCGCGAGCACATCCTGCTGGCCCGCCAGGTGGGCGTGCCCTACATCATCGTGTTCCTGAACAAGTGCGACATGGTCGACGACGAAGAGCTGCTCGAGCTCGTCGAAATGGAAGTGCGCGAACTGC
Protein-coding regions in this window:
- a CDS encoding c-type cytochrome; amino-acid sequence: MSDNHDEAHTGAIKNPKQFLLSTVLGFVVPIFIIIGLVVFVSSGTKPNAGVDNPELAIAQRIQKVGTVAIRDANRPLRGGEEVYKAQCSACHATGAAGAPKFGDAAAWGPRIKTGFEALVESALKGKGAMAPQGGGEFNDTEIARGVAYMANAAGAKFAEPGAASKSEAGASTDGGAAAAGGTAADAGKKVYEATCAACHASGVAGAPKFGDKGAWGPRLAAGFDEVLKIATEGKGAMPPRGGSTASDEDFKAAVEYLVNAAK
- a CDS encoding TPM domain-containing protein; this encodes MPSRLVIQALIAIFFIVFGASTTTAQPLRQIPALSAHVIDETATLDESQREALDARLAAIEQQHGSQVVVLMVPSTAPEDIAAFANRVGNAWKIGRKQVGDGVLIVVAKDDRRMRIEVAKALEGAIPDIAAARIIDGAMKPRFRDGDFAGGLNAAVQQIGQRIAGESLPLPDTADAADGARDSTDAGWSDLAIFLFFGVMIVGPVLRRLVGQRLAGVLMGGGTGLLAFVITSSLSLAVAAALAALFYTWIFAGRNAPIGGLGGPWGGVGGGRDGGHWGGGGFRSGGGGDFGGGGASGDW
- a CDS encoding LemA family protein, with the protein product MKHIIAILMTALLLSGCGYNDFQRLDEQSKAAWSEVLNQYQRRADLVPNIVATVKGEAAFEQETLTRVVEARAKATSIQVTPETLNNPEAFNKFQQAQGELSSALSRLMVVAERYPQLQANQGFRDLRVTLEGTENRITVARNRYIQAVQEYNVLARSFPTNITAMVFSYAPKPSFTVQNEAEISTPPKVDFSGNAPATKP
- the atpD gene encoding F0F1 ATP synthase subunit beta, whose translation is MAQVQGKIVQCIGAVVDVEFPRDQMPKVYDALKLEGSALTLEVQQQLGDGVVRTIALGSSDGLKRGLMVTNTGNPITVPVGKATLGRIMDVLGNPIDERGPVSQELTASIHRKAPAYDELSPSQELLETGIKVIDLVCPFAKGGKVGLFGGAGVGKTVNMMELINNIAKAHSGLSVFAGVGERTREGNDFYHEMSDSKVVVQEDLSQSKVAMVYGQMNEPPGNRLRVALTGLTIAESFRDEGRDVLFFVDNIYRYTLAGTEVSALLGRMPSAVGYQPTLAEEMGRLQERITSTKVGSITSIQAVYVPADDLTDPSPATTFAHLDSTVVLSRDIAALGIYPAVDPLDSTSRQLDPHVVGEEHYNVARQVQGTLQRYKELRDIIAILGMDELAPEDKLVVARARKIQRFLSQPFHVAEVFTGSPGKYVPLSETIRGFKMIVAGECDHLPEQAFYMVGTIDEAFEKAKKLA
- a CDS encoding nuclear transport factor 2 family protein, translating into MARTSPRLVPAESPDDLEAAFYDALHKGDLDRLMACWADEDEIMCVFADGARLLGPAAIRAAYAAILERGGLWVRPTQQMRLQGPTSCVHSVVERVSTMLPDGRHDATVLATHVYQKTGIGWRMVARHASLAPWADAPAAPPDATLLH
- a CDS encoding TPM domain-containing protein → MKAAAATSPTPSVLRALRRLLAHRWADGGLHQALPPDMLERLAQRIAASERRHTGQVRICVEGGLPLSYIWRGAGARERAITQFGKLRVWDTECNNGVLIYLLLADHAIEIVADRGLTRHVSGTTWRDMVAHMTDAFRAGHYEEGLTQALAEVSALLVEHFPRDEGDDETPDRGNELPDAPVVAP
- a CDS encoding F0F1 ATP synthase subunit epsilon, which encodes MNTIHVDVVSAEEAIFSGEARFVALPGEAGELGIYPRHTPLITRIKPGSVRIELPDGKEEFVFVAGGILEVQPNCVTVLSDTAIRGSDLDDQKAQEAKAAAEEALKNAKSEIDLARAQSELAIMAAQIAALRKFRQKH
- a CDS encoding DUF2946 family protein, translated to MDDIVKQAIAKWPHVPHCYGWLGLDARGQWYLRDAATQAAGRFPLSRGSRLEHAKLVEFIHRNYEADSRGCWYFQNGPQRVYVELEAAPLVWRVDADGQVIAHTGAAAGAVRECLLDEEGRVYLACDLGLGLVHSLDVGYVAQQIEAGRWAPREARSADLPPEYGFVVSPEAMASDGQ